A genomic stretch from Poecile atricapillus isolate bPoeAtr1 chromosome 10, bPoeAtr1.hap1, whole genome shotgun sequence includes:
- the SETD6 gene encoding N-lysine methyltransferase SETD6 isoform X1 produces MSGAVTAPVRSPTEAPQPPEVYRPRGGHTRTKTCGGPWMPQRGTRPYRPFREVLGGWTLQRGTVSPPPEPREQEALGHVSTAGPSDPFCPFSASVSSAHGGRSPHPLGRARPGPRGAGPPVGSVMASAPKRFKAAVESGAQGKSSADPLSGFLAWCGRAGVELNPKVRLSKEGAVAGYGMLAAEELEAGEVLFTIPRTVLLSQHTTSIHALLQEAQESLQSQSGWVPLLLALLHEYTASKSHWQPYFSLWQDFRSLDHPMFWPQEERTRLLQGTGIPEAVDKDLANIYQEYNSIILPFMETHPDIFDPKLHTLELYKELVAFVMAYSFQEPLEEEEEDEKGPNPPMMVPVADILNHVANHNANLEYSPQCLRMVTTQPVGKGQEIFNTYGQMANWQLLHMYGFAEPYPGNTHDTADIQMVTLRRAALQRAKSEAQQQLVSEQWDFLCQLEMVGEEGAFVLGWDEVLTEEELSVTLKVLCMSEEEFKEYKEQDGWEDDSEEEENSTLSNEALSRLKTPCKKLLYDSVLLTLESYGADLKAEQDLLNNKEAYEKLSRREQQALHVRYGQKRILHQLLELVQ; encoded by the exons atgtctggagctgtgaccGCACCGGTGCGCAGCCCCACGGAGGCACCGCAGCCCCCCGAGGTGTACCGGCCCCGGGGTGGACACACCCGCACAAAGACATGTGGTGGCCCCTGGATGCCACAGAGAGGCACCAGACCCTACAGACCCTTCAGAGAGGTGCTCGGAGGCTGGACCCTACAGAGAGGGACCGTGAGTCCCCCGCCCGAGCCCCGCGAGCAGGAAGCTCTCGGGCACGTTTCTACCGCTGGTCCCTCCGATCCTTTCTGTCCCTTTTCAGCCTCCGTTAGCTCGGCCCATGGGGGGCGGAGCCCCCACCCACTCGGAAGGGCCCGACCGGGACCACGTGGGGCGGGACCACCTGTTGGCAGCGTCATGGCGTCGGCGCCCAAGAGGTTCAAG GCGGCGGTCGAGAGCGGCGCCCAGGGGAAGAGTAGTGCCGACCCCCTCTCCGGGTTCCTGGCATGGTGCGGGCGGGCCGGGGTGGAGCTGAACCCCAAG GTCCGCCTGAGCAAGGAGGGCGCAGTGGCGGGGTACGGGATGTTGGCCGCCGAGGAGCTGGAGGCGGGAGAGGTTCTGTTCACCATCCCTCGCACAGTGCTACTGTCCCAGCACACCACCTCCATCCACGCACTCTTGCAAGAAG CCCAGGAGTCCCTGCAGAGCCAGTCCGGTTGGGTCCCTCTCCTGCTGGCCTTGCTACACGAGTACACAGCCAGCAAGTCGCACTGGCAGCCGTATTTCTCCCTCTGGCAGGACTTCCGGAGCCTGGACCACCCCATGTTCTG GCCTCAGGAAGAGCGAACAAGGCTCCTGCAGGGTACAGGCATTCCAGAAGCTGTGGACAAGGATCTAGCTAACATCTACCAGGAGTACAACTCCATCATCCTGCCTTTTATGGAGACCCACCCTGACATCTTTGATCCCAAACTGCACACTCTGGAGTTGTATAAGGAGCTGGTGGCATTTGTCATGGCTTACAG CTTTCAGGAACctttggaggaggaggaagaagatgagAAGGGGCCAAATCCTCCCATGATGGTGCCTGTAGCAGATATTTTGAATCATGTGGCCAACCACAACGCCAACCTGGAATACTCTCCT CAGTGTTTGAGGATGGTTACAACGCAGCCTGTGGGGAAAGGACAGGAGATCTTCAACACCTATGGGCAAATGGCCaactggcagctgctgcacatGTATGGCTTTGCAGAGCCCTACCCTGGCAACACCCACGACACTGCTGACATCCAGATGGTGACACTGcgcagggcagctctgcagc GTGCCAAAAGTGAAGCGCAGCAGCAGCTGGTCTCAGAGCAGTGGGACTTCTTGTGCCAGCTGGAGATGGTGGGGGAGGAAGGCGCCTTTGTGCTTGGCTGGGATGAGGTGCTGACAGAGGAAGAGCTGTCCGTGACCCTCAAG GTGCTCTGCATGTCAGAAGAAGAATTCAAGGAGTATAAGGAGCAAGATGGCTGGGAAGATgacagtgaggaagaggagaactCTACCCTTTCAAATGAGGCCCTCTCCAGACTTAAAACCCCTTGCAAGAAGCTCCTTTATGACAGTGTGCTGTTGACCCTGGAGTCCTATGGGGCAGACctgaaagcagagcaggacTTGCTAAATAACAAGGAGGCTTATGAGAAACTGAGTCGAAGGGAGCAGCAAGCCCTGCATGTGCGCTATGGACAGAAAAGGATCTTGCATCAGCTGCTAGAGCTGGTACAATAG
- the SETD6 gene encoding N-lysine methyltransferase SETD6 isoform X2: protein MSGAVTAPVRSPTEAPQPPEVYRPRGGHTRTKTCGGPWMPQRGTRPYRPFREVLGGWTLQRGTVSPPPEPREQEALGHVSTAGPSDPFCPFSASVSSAHGGRSPHPLGRARPGPRGAGPPVGSVMASAPKRFKAAVESGAQGKSSADPLSGFLAWCGRAGVELNPKVRLSKEGAVAGYGMLAAEELEAGEVLFTIPRTVLLSQHTTSIHALLQEAQESLQSQSGWVPLLLALLHEYTASKSHWQPYFSLWQDFRSLDHPMFWPQEERTRLLQGTGIPEAVDKDLANIYQEYNSIILPFMETHPDIFDPKLHTLELYKELVAFVMAYSFQEPLEEEEEDEKGPNPPMMVPVADILNHVANHNANLEYSPCLRMVTTQPVGKGQEIFNTYGQMANWQLLHMYGFAEPYPGNTHDTADIQMVTLRRAALQRAKSEAQQQLVSEQWDFLCQLEMVGEEGAFVLGWDEVLTEEELSVTLKVLCMSEEEFKEYKEQDGWEDDSEEEENSTLSNEALSRLKTPCKKLLYDSVLLTLESYGADLKAEQDLLNNKEAYEKLSRREQQALHVRYGQKRILHQLLELVQ, encoded by the exons atgtctggagctgtgaccGCACCGGTGCGCAGCCCCACGGAGGCACCGCAGCCCCCCGAGGTGTACCGGCCCCGGGGTGGACACACCCGCACAAAGACATGTGGTGGCCCCTGGATGCCACAGAGAGGCACCAGACCCTACAGACCCTTCAGAGAGGTGCTCGGAGGCTGGACCCTACAGAGAGGGACCGTGAGTCCCCCGCCCGAGCCCCGCGAGCAGGAAGCTCTCGGGCACGTTTCTACCGCTGGTCCCTCCGATCCTTTCTGTCCCTTTTCAGCCTCCGTTAGCTCGGCCCATGGGGGGCGGAGCCCCCACCCACTCGGAAGGGCCCGACCGGGACCACGTGGGGCGGGACCACCTGTTGGCAGCGTCATGGCGTCGGCGCCCAAGAGGTTCAAG GCGGCGGTCGAGAGCGGCGCCCAGGGGAAGAGTAGTGCCGACCCCCTCTCCGGGTTCCTGGCATGGTGCGGGCGGGCCGGGGTGGAGCTGAACCCCAAG GTCCGCCTGAGCAAGGAGGGCGCAGTGGCGGGGTACGGGATGTTGGCCGCCGAGGAGCTGGAGGCGGGAGAGGTTCTGTTCACCATCCCTCGCACAGTGCTACTGTCCCAGCACACCACCTCCATCCACGCACTCTTGCAAGAAG CCCAGGAGTCCCTGCAGAGCCAGTCCGGTTGGGTCCCTCTCCTGCTGGCCTTGCTACACGAGTACACAGCCAGCAAGTCGCACTGGCAGCCGTATTTCTCCCTCTGGCAGGACTTCCGGAGCCTGGACCACCCCATGTTCTG GCCTCAGGAAGAGCGAACAAGGCTCCTGCAGGGTACAGGCATTCCAGAAGCTGTGGACAAGGATCTAGCTAACATCTACCAGGAGTACAACTCCATCATCCTGCCTTTTATGGAGACCCACCCTGACATCTTTGATCCCAAACTGCACACTCTGGAGTTGTATAAGGAGCTGGTGGCATTTGTCATGGCTTACAG CTTTCAGGAACctttggaggaggaggaagaagatgagAAGGGGCCAAATCCTCCCATGATGGTGCCTGTAGCAGATATTTTGAATCATGTGGCCAACCACAACGCCAACCTGGAATACTCTCCT TGTTTGAGGATGGTTACAACGCAGCCTGTGGGGAAAGGACAGGAGATCTTCAACACCTATGGGCAAATGGCCaactggcagctgctgcacatGTATGGCTTTGCAGAGCCCTACCCTGGCAACACCCACGACACTGCTGACATCCAGATGGTGACACTGcgcagggcagctctgcagc GTGCCAAAAGTGAAGCGCAGCAGCAGCTGGTCTCAGAGCAGTGGGACTTCTTGTGCCAGCTGGAGATGGTGGGGGAGGAAGGCGCCTTTGTGCTTGGCTGGGATGAGGTGCTGACAGAGGAAGAGCTGTCCGTGACCCTCAAG GTGCTCTGCATGTCAGAAGAAGAATTCAAGGAGTATAAGGAGCAAGATGGCTGGGAAGATgacagtgaggaagaggagaactCTACCCTTTCAAATGAGGCCCTCTCCAGACTTAAAACCCCTTGCAAGAAGCTCCTTTATGACAGTGTGCTGTTGACCCTGGAGTCCTATGGGGCAGACctgaaagcagagcaggacTTGCTAAATAACAAGGAGGCTTATGAGAAACTGAGTCGAAGGGAGCAGCAAGCCCTGCATGTGCGCTATGGACAGAAAAGGATCTTGCATCAGCTGCTAGAGCTGGTACAATAG
- the AGRP gene encoding agouti-related protein isoform X2, whose protein sequence is MISCSSSDTRLWEVRGSRERLAGDGSTPCSHVWPSICSRDARCFGSRCSILEMRLGERSGIATLQHYVNPKVTSPRTMLNVLLLCCGLLQGIQAVLDLRTADLSCGHPQKASGGLEGVDRARHTSLQRKAKEVSAEPAGALPRLGFEQMALGVQEADGDLVQRGSLLEPQVSSTDLQAEGREERSPRRCVRLLESCLGHQIPCCDPCATCYCRFFNAFCYCRKISTNFPCGKN, encoded by the exons ATGATCTCGTGCTCCTCCTCGGACACGCGCTTGTGGGAGgtgaggggcagcagggagcGGCTGGCAGGGGACGGGTCCACCCCCTGCAGCCACGTGTGGCCCTCGATCTGCTCCAGGGACGCTCGTTGCTTCGGGTCCCGCTGCAGCATCCTGGAGATGAGACTGGGGGAAAGGAGTGGCATTGCAACCCTGCAGCACTATGTGAACCCCAAA GTCACCTCCCCCAGGACCATGCTGAacgtgctgctgctgtgctgtgggctgctgcaggggatCCAGGCTGTCCTGGATCTCAGGACTGCTGACCTCAGCTGTGGCCACCCGCAGAAGGCAAGCGGCGGGCTGGAGGGGGTGGACAGAGCCCGCCACAccagcctgcagaggaaagccaaggaGGTGTCTGCAGAGCCGGCAG GAGCTCTCCCAAGGCTGGGGTTTGAGCAGATGGCCCTGGGGGTCCAAGAAGCTGATGGTGACCTTGTGCAGAGAGGCAGCCTGCTGGAACCACAG GTATCATCCACAGACCTGCAGGCTGAGGGCCGTGAGGAGCGCTCCCCCCGCCGCTGCGTCCGTCTCCTGGAGTCATGCCTCGGCCACCAGATCCCCTGCTGTGACCCCTGTGCCACCTGCTACTGCCGCTTCTTCAACGCCTTTTGCTACTGCAGGAAAATCAGCACCAACTTCCCCTGCGGCAAGAACTAG
- the AGRP gene encoding agouti-related protein isoform X1, whose amino-acid sequence MLNVLLLCCGLLQGIQAVLDLRTADLSCGHPQKASGGLEGVDRARHTSLQRKAKEVSAEPAGALPRLGFEQMALGVQEADGDLVQRGSLLEPQVSSTDLQAEGREERSPRRCVRLLESCLGHQIPCCDPCATCYCRFFNAFCYCRKISTNFPCGKN is encoded by the exons ATGCTGAacgtgctgctgctgtgctgtgggctgctgcaggggatCCAGGCTGTCCTGGATCTCAGGACTGCTGACCTCAGCTGTGGCCACCCGCAGAAGGCAAGCGGCGGGCTGGAGGGGGTGGACAGAGCCCGCCACAccagcctgcagaggaaagccaaggaGGTGTCTGCAGAGCCGGCAG GAGCTCTCCCAAGGCTGGGGTTTGAGCAGATGGCCCTGGGGGTCCAAGAAGCTGATGGTGACCTTGTGCAGAGAGGCAGCCTGCTGGAACCACAG GTATCATCCACAGACCTGCAGGCTGAGGGCCGTGAGGAGCGCTCCCCCCGCCGCTGCGTCCGTCTCCTGGAGTCATGCCTCGGCCACCAGATCCCCTGCTGTGACCCCTGTGCCACCTGCTACTGCCGCTTCTTCAACGCCTTTTGCTACTGCAGGAAAATCAGCACCAACTTCCCCTGCGGCAAGAACTAG